From Leptotrichia wadei, one genomic window encodes:
- the ytvI gene encoding sporulation integral membrane protein YtvI, with translation MASYKNFDFKKLYFIVYIALILIVVFLAFKLGIFLFPFTIALFFSILTRPFTRFLQNKLKLSKKLSTIISIVSFLLIFFGIIGWGSLKLISEIYKLSQNLNSYSEMMQKLWTDGMGKVYAYLGNFPSGFTKQVNDTINAFISTGSAKLGTFIKGLINFITSIPTVILYICITILATFFISLDKDEIVVFLEHQFPKSWLDKVFNIKTDMFTVLGSYIKAQIILMTICFFELLICLNLLSFLGLNVPYPLLMSIIICLIDALPILGAGTVLIPWAVISFALSDIKLGVALIIIYLFVLSVRQMMEPKLVSQNLGVHPLITLISMYSGFKIFGVIGFLIGPVVMIILKNVFSKELEVGFFRDIFGDTADNKSSNNKKLKKQDKFKQ, from the coding sequence ATGGCAAGTTACAAAAATTTTGACTTTAAAAAACTGTATTTTATCGTGTATATTGCCTTAATTTTAATAGTCGTATTTTTAGCATTTAAATTGGGGATATTTTTATTTCCATTTACAATAGCGCTATTTTTTTCAATATTAACACGGCCATTTACACGATTTTTACAAAATAAGCTGAAACTTTCAAAAAAACTTTCAACGATAATTTCAATTGTATCATTTTTACTAATATTTTTTGGAATTATCGGCTGGGGATCACTAAAACTAATAAGTGAAATTTATAAATTATCTCAAAATCTTAACAGCTACAGTGAAATGATGCAAAAACTTTGGACTGACGGCATGGGAAAAGTTTATGCCTATTTGGGAAATTTCCCATCAGGCTTTACAAAGCAAGTAAATGATACGATAAATGCTTTTATTTCCACAGGTTCTGCAAAGCTCGGAACTTTTATAAAAGGTTTAATCAATTTTATTACATCAATCCCAACTGTTATTTTATATATCTGTATTACAATTTTAGCAACTTTCTTTATTAGCCTTGACAAAGATGAAATTGTAGTTTTTTTAGAGCATCAGTTTCCAAAATCTTGGCTAGATAAAGTTTTCAATATAAAAACAGATATGTTTACAGTTCTTGGTTCCTATATCAAGGCGCAAATTATTCTGATGACAATTTGTTTCTTTGAACTTCTAATATGCCTAAATTTATTGTCATTTTTAGGATTAAATGTGCCTTATCCCCTACTAATGTCCATAATTATCTGTTTAATTGACGCATTACCAATTTTAGGAGCAGGAACAGTCCTAATTCCTTGGGCAGTGATTTCCTTTGCATTATCAGACATAAAGTTAGGAGTTGCCCTAATAATAATTTATTTATTTGTTCTATCAGTAAGGCAAATGATGGAACCAAAATTAGTAAGTCAAAATCTAGGAGTTCATCCTTTAATTACCTTGATTTCAATGTATTCAGGATTTAAAATTTTTGGAGTAATTGGATTTTTAATTGGGCCTGTAGTGATGATTATTTTAAAAAATGTATTTTCAAAAGAATTGGAAGTTGGATTTTTTAGGGACATTTTTGGAGATACTGCTGATAATAAAAGTTCTAATAATAAAAAATTAAAGAAGCAAGATAAGTTCAAGCAATAG
- the serA gene encoding phosphoglycerate dehydrogenase — MYKVLVGEYIDDEAVARLQNARDVKVDVKVGISREEILEIIHEYDALIVRSVIKVDKELLDKAKNLKIVGRAGNGTDNINIPEATAHGVIVANTPDSNTVSACEIAIGLMIASARNIVAANNFIKSGKWEREIFVGNELFEKTLGIIGLGRIGGLVATRMKAFGMKLVAYDPYISDERFKRYGCEKAKTLDELMEKADVITIHTPKTKETLDMINAENIHKLKDGVRLVNAARGGLFNEEAVAEGLRSGKIASFGYDVHAVEPRSECVLYEFDNVVTTPHIGATTYEAQRNVGTQVVKQVLNGLRGEIVETAVNLPAIGREEFLIVKPYINLAEKLGKIYFQIEKTPITNVAINYYGEIAEQETALVDSTAIKGILEPVLKEEVNYINSKPLAEKRGINISINKKDHKYKNYSSAIEFVITNEDGKKIYVVGTIGMNNEERIVSIKNHDVDMAISDNMIYLGNEDVPGVIGAVGATLGRGNINIATMNVGRRENSAIMLLTVDNEVGRRTLKALRELSQIKWAHYLDLTI; from the coding sequence ATGTATAAAGTTTTAGTTGGTGAATATATTGATGATGAAGCGGTTGCTAGGCTGCAAAATGCTAGAGATGTAAAGGTTGATGTGAAAGTGGGAATTTCACGGGAAGAAATTTTGGAAATAATTCATGAATATGATGCTTTGATTGTGAGAAGCGTTATAAAAGTAGATAAGGAATTGCTGGATAAGGCTAAAAATTTGAAAATAGTAGGGCGTGCTGGAAATGGGACAGATAATATAAATATTCCAGAAGCAACTGCACATGGTGTAATTGTGGCGAATACTCCAGATAGTAATACGGTTTCAGCTTGTGAAATTGCGATTGGGCTTATGATTGCTTCTGCGAGAAATATTGTTGCGGCAAATAATTTTATTAAAAGTGGAAAATGGGAAAGAGAAATTTTTGTTGGAAACGAATTGTTTGAAAAAACATTGGGAATTATCGGACTTGGAAGAATTGGTGGATTAGTTGCTACAAGAATGAAGGCATTTGGAATGAAACTTGTTGCTTATGATCCGTATATTTCAGATGAAAGATTCAAGAGATATGGCTGTGAAAAAGCTAAAACGCTTGATGAATTAATGGAAAAGGCAGATGTGATAACTATTCATACACCTAAAACGAAGGAAACTTTGGATATGATAAATGCTGAAAATATTCACAAGTTAAAGGATGGGGTAAGACTTGTAAATGCAGCACGTGGAGGACTTTTTAATGAAGAAGCTGTGGCAGAAGGATTAAGAAGTGGAAAAATTGCAAGTTTTGGATATGATGTACATGCTGTTGAACCACGTTCAGAATGTGTTTTATATGAATTTGACAATGTGGTTACAACTCCACACATTGGAGCAACAACTTATGAAGCACAGCGAAATGTCGGAACTCAGGTTGTAAAGCAGGTATTGAATGGACTTCGTGGAGAAATAGTTGAAACAGCTGTAAACTTGCCTGCAATTGGAAGAGAGGAATTCTTAATTGTAAAACCGTACATAAATTTAGCTGAAAAATTAGGAAAAATTTATTTTCAAATTGAAAAAACTCCAATTACAAATGTTGCCATTAATTATTATGGAGAAATTGCAGAACAAGAAACAGCTCTTGTAGATTCAACTGCAATTAAAGGAATTTTAGAGCCTGTATTAAAGGAAGAAGTAAATTACATTAATTCAAAACCATTAGCTGAAAAAAGAGGAATTAATATTTCAATAAATAAAAAAGATCATAAATACAAAAATTATTCTTCAGCAATAGAATTTGTAATAACAAATGAAGATGGTAAAAAAATCTATGTTGTTGGAACAATCGGAATGAATAATGAAGAAAGAATTGTAAGTATAAAAAATCATGATGTGGATATGGCAATTTCTGACAATATGATTTATTTAGGGAATGAAGATGTCCCAGGAGTTATCGGAGCTGTAGGAGCAACTTTAGGAAGAGGAAATATAAATATTGCCACAATGAACGTTGGTAGACGTGAAAATAGTGCAATTATGCTTTTAACAGTAGATAATGAAGTTGGAAGAAGAACATTAAAGGCACTACGAGAATTGAGTCAAATAAAATGGGCTCATTACTTGGATTTGACAATATAG
- the thrB gene encoding homoserine kinase, translating to MGLKFKVKVPGTSANIGVGYDCLGVALDYFLELEVEESNKIEFLENGKPFSIPIEENLIFEAIKYTEKHLVKNIPSYKVNIVRNDIPISRGLGSSSSAIVAGILIANKFAGNVLDINEVAKLAVEMEGHPDNVVPAIFGGMVLTAHDKENLVCSSLISSDDLCFYVMIPNFKLSTEKARSVLPKMYLVSDAINNISKLGLLVNAFNKGEYDNLRFLLGDKIHQPYRFALINNSEKIFEASKKHGALGEYISGAGPTLISLNYDNDEFLENMKKELAKLSDNWTIEKKKINLKGAEVY from the coding sequence ATGGGTTTAAAATTTAAGGTAAAAGTGCCGGGGACATCGGCTAATATTGGTGTAGGTTATGATTGTTTAGGAGTTGCATTGGATTATTTTCTGGAACTGGAAGTGGAAGAAAGCAATAAAATTGAATTTTTGGAAAATGGAAAGCCATTTTCAATTCCAATTGAGGAAAATTTGATTTTTGAAGCTATAAAATATACAGAAAAACATTTGGTAAAAAATATTCCAAGCTATAAAGTAAATATTGTGAGAAATGATATTCCAATTTCACGTGGACTTGGAAGCAGTTCATCTGCTATCGTTGCTGGAATTTTGATTGCAAACAAGTTTGCAGGGAATGTATTAGATATTAACGAAGTAGCAAAACTTGCTGTGGAAATGGAAGGACATCCTGACAATGTAGTACCTGCGATTTTTGGAGGAATGGTGCTTACTGCACATGACAAGGAAAATCTTGTCTGTAGTTCACTAATAAGCTCTGATGATTTATGCTTTTATGTAATGATTCCAAATTTTAAATTATCTACAGAAAAGGCAAGAAGTGTTTTACCAAAAATGTATCTAGTTTCCGATGCAATAAATAATATCTCAAAACTAGGATTACTTGTAAATGCTTTTAACAAAGGAGAATACGACAACTTACGTTTTCTTTTAGGTGACAAAATTCACCAGCCTTACAGATTTGCACTAATAAACAATTCAGAAAAAATCTTTGAAGCATCTAAAAAACACGGTGCATTGGGAGAATATATAAGCGGTGCAGGTCCAACTTTAATTTCATTAAATTATGATAATGATGAATTTTTAGAAAATATGAAAAAGGAACTTGCAAAATTATCAGATAATTGGACTATCGAGAAGAAAAAGATTAATTTGAAGGGTGCAGAAGTTTATTAG
- the rimP gene encoding ribosome maturation factor RimP — translation MEQILNEFEKKIESHLKEMNLELADLEYVRDGGYNYLRVYVEKMDGTTTLDDCIDFSREIDGIADELIEEKFFLEVSTPGVERRLKKPKDFVRFLGEKVNVQAKSNIEGAKRFVGKLEKFEDDTIFLLDDKLGKIVEIPLSKLKKANLIYELPNGILNSEEE, via the coding sequence ATGGAACAGATTTTAAATGAGTTTGAGAAGAAAATCGAATCGCATTTAAAGGAAATGAATCTGGAGTTAGCAGATTTGGAATATGTGAGGGATGGGGGATATAATTATTTGAGAGTGTATGTGGAGAAAATGGATGGAACTACGACGCTTGATGATTGTATTGATTTTAGCCGTGAGATTGACGGGATTGCGGATGAACTGATTGAAGAGAAGTTTTTTTTGGAGGTTTCGACGCCTGGGGTTGAGCGAAGGTTGAAAAAGCCTAAGGATTTTGTGAGATTTTTAGGGGAGAAAGTTAATGTTCAGGCTAAGAGTAATATTGAGGGGGCTAAAAGATTTGTTGGAAAATTGGAAAAATTTGAAGATGATACGATTTTTCTTTTGGATGATAAATTGGGGAAAATAGTGGAAATACCACTTTCTAAATTAAAAAAGGCAAATTTAATATATGAATTACCAAATGGCATATTAAATAGTGAGGAGGAATGA
- the nusA gene encoding transcription termination factor NusA: MKGRDQKIFLEALDELEKEKGILKEELLETIETALLAAYKKNYGEKDNVKVTINRNSGDVKVYSQRLIVENVENPEEEISLEDVISVKKRAKLGDILDLEINAESFKRNAIQNAKQIVVQKVRECEKRNIFNKFKEIENSIVSANVRKTDEKGNLYVDINGLEAIVPQKELSPTDKFVQGDRIKIFIGEVEEATKFTKTFVSRKSEELLRGLLELEVPEIYEGIIEIKNIAREAGSRSKVAVYSDDKNLDVKGACIGRNGMRIQTIIDELQGEKIDIVLWNEDVKEFVKNALNPAQVLSVEVVEEGEDNLKVAKVVVAENQLSLAIGKKGQNSRLAARLCGVKIDIHTKSDEVAESDEDELEEGSAFQDTLDERENAEKNSDSFEVEESAFAGLGEDKE; this comes from the coding sequence ATGAAAGGGCGAGATCAAAAAATATTTTTGGAAGCACTTGATGAACTGGAAAAGGAAAAGGGAATTTTAAAGGAAGAATTGCTGGAAACAATAGAAACTGCGTTGCTTGCGGCTTATAAGAAAAATTATGGTGAAAAGGATAATGTAAAAGTAACTATAAATAGAAATAGCGGAGATGTGAAGGTTTATTCACAAAGACTGATTGTGGAAAATGTAGAAAATCCTGAAGAGGAAATTAGTCTGGAAGATGTAATTTCTGTGAAAAAACGTGCTAAGCTGGGAGATATTCTGGATTTGGAAATTAATGCAGAAAGTTTTAAGAGAAATGCGATTCAGAATGCAAAGCAGATTGTTGTACAGAAGGTTAGAGAGTGTGAAAAAAGAAATATTTTTAATAAGTTTAAGGAAATTGAAAATTCAATTGTGTCTGCAAATGTTAGAAAGACAGATGAAAAGGGGAATTTATACGTTGATATAAATGGACTTGAAGCGATTGTGCCGCAAAAGGAATTGTCGCCAACGGATAAATTTGTGCAAGGGGACAGAATTAAGATATTTATTGGAGAAGTTGAGGAGGCAACTAAGTTTACAAAAACTTTTGTTTCTAGAAAATCTGAAGAATTGCTGCGTGGGCTATTGGAACTTGAAGTGCCTGAAATTTATGAAGGTATAATTGAGATTAAGAATATTGCAAGGGAAGCTGGAAGCCGTTCTAAAGTGGCAGTTTATTCAGATGATAAGAATTTGGATGTAAAGGGTGCCTGCATTGGACGAAATGGTATGAGAATTCAAACTATTATTGATGAACTGCAAGGGGAAAAAATTGATATTGTGCTTTGGAATGAAGATGTTAAGGAATTTGTAAAAAATGCTTTAAATCCAGCGCAAGTTTTGTCTGTAGAAGTTGTTGAGGAAGGCGAAGATAATCTGAAAGTTGCAAAAGTAGTTGTTGCAGAAAATCAGTTGTCGCTTGCGATTGGTAAAAAAGGACAAAATTCAAGACTTGCAGCAAGATTGTGCGGTGTAAAGATTGACATTCATACAAAATCAGATGAAGTGGCTGAAAGTGATGAAGATGAACTTGAAGAAGGAAGTGCATTTCAAGATACTTTAGATGAAAGGGAAAATGCTGAAAAGAATAGCGACTCATTTGAAGTTGAAGAAAGTGCATTTGCAGGACTTGGCGAAGATAAGGAATAG